Proteins co-encoded in one Bremerella sp. TYQ1 genomic window:
- a CDS encoding PQQ-binding-like beta-propeller repeat protein, which translates to MKNVSPAILLLVSVLASSVAAENWPSWRGPQNQGISSEKNLPVEWSADENIAWKLPLPGAAGSTPVVWDDHIFLTSVSEDDLLLLCIGTDGEEKWRRKLGSGNRDVRGDEGNSAAPSPSTDGKHVWAFFSNGSLGCFDFEGNEVWQIDVQKQYGKFDIQFGLTSTPVLHGDKIYLQLIHSGGAKVVALDKATGKEVWAVARKSDARQECEHSYASPIVYDGPEAAFLLTHGADYSIAYDLETGEELWRVGGLHPPGRYDVTLRFVSSPVAKDGMVIVPSAKRGITAAVKTTGKGNITDKKDSYYWTFEVTPDVPSPLIVGDLVYLCRENGNLIALEKETGKQLYEERTNRIRHRASPVYADGKIYLTGRDGMVTVVQAGPEFKILAQNEIGEAIAASPVLSNGKIYLRTFDSLWAIGDK; encoded by the coding sequence ATGAAGAACGTATCTCCCGCCATCCTGCTTCTTGTCTCTGTATTAGCTTCGTCGGTCGCCGCTGAAAATTGGCCTTCCTGGCGTGGTCCTCAAAACCAAGGCATCAGTTCCGAAAAGAACTTGCCGGTCGAGTGGAGCGCCGATGAGAATATCGCCTGGAAACTACCACTTCCAGGGGCAGCCGGTTCGACACCTGTCGTTTGGGACGACCACATCTTCCTGACATCAGTCTCGGAGGATGACTTGCTTCTCCTTTGTATTGGTACCGATGGCGAGGAAAAATGGCGCCGCAAGCTAGGCAGCGGCAACCGTGACGTACGAGGAGACGAAGGAAACTCGGCAGCTCCGTCGCCATCGACCGATGGAAAGCATGTTTGGGCATTCTTTTCCAATGGTTCTTTGGGCTGTTTCGATTTTGAAGGCAATGAAGTTTGGCAAATCGACGTCCAGAAACAATACGGCAAGTTCGACATTCAGTTCGGTCTGACTAGCACCCCGGTTCTGCATGGCGACAAGATCTACCTGCAATTGATTCATAGTGGGGGTGCCAAAGTGGTCGCGTTAGATAAAGCGACCGGCAAAGAAGTTTGGGCCGTAGCACGAAAGAGCGACGCTCGGCAGGAATGCGAACATAGTTACGCTTCGCCAATTGTTTACGACGGCCCCGAAGCAGCATTCCTGCTAACCCATGGAGCGGACTATTCAATTGCTTACGACCTGGAAACCGGGGAAGAACTGTGGCGAGTCGGTGGCTTGCACCCTCCTGGTCGTTACGACGTGACGTTGCGGTTTGTTTCGTCCCCAGTGGCGAAAGATGGCATGGTGATTGTCCCCTCCGCTAAGCGTGGAATCACAGCTGCCGTGAAAACGACCGGCAAAGGCAACATCACTGATAAGAAAGACTCGTACTACTGGACTTTCGAGGTAACTCCCGATGTTCCGTCGCCGCTGATCGTGGGCGATTTGGTTTACCTCTGTCGCGAAAACGGCAATCTGATTGCATTAGAGAAGGAAACCGGCAAGCAGTTGTACGAAGAGCGAACCAATCGAATTCGTCACCGCGCTTCACCGGTCTATGCTGACGGAAAGATTTATCTGACTGGTCGCGATGGCATGGTGACCGTTGTGCAAGCAGGCCCCGAATTCAAGATCCTCGCTCAGAACGAAATCGGAGAAGCGATTGCAGCCTCGCCGGTGCTTAGTAACGGTAAGATTTACCTGCGAACGTTCGATAGCCTATGGGCCATTGGCGATAAGTAA
- a CDS encoding helix-hairpin-helix domain-containing protein, translating to MGKRKQNSEERFVMRCFLRRGDQLLIASILLLAVVCGGAYFGLQRMRSVQYIDIDEAPAVEYQFLVDVNQADWPELAQLPGIGETLAKRIVESRSDQGPFLDHSDLQRVRGIGPRTVESLRGYLLPMPEAEAIASDAPALPAS from the coding sequence ATGGGTAAGCGGAAGCAGAACAGCGAAGAGCGTTTCGTCATGCGGTGTTTTCTCCGCCGTGGCGATCAGCTTTTGATTGCTTCTATCTTGCTTTTAGCGGTGGTGTGCGGCGGGGCCTATTTCGGCCTGCAACGGATGCGATCGGTCCAATACATCGACATCGACGAAGCTCCTGCGGTGGAGTATCAATTCCTGGTCGACGTCAATCAAGCTGACTGGCCAGAGTTGGCCCAGCTGCCTGGCATCGGAGAAACGCTTGCCAAGCGGATCGTAGAATCACGCAGCGACCAAGGCCCGTTCCTTGATCACTCTGACTTACAGCGTGTTCGCGGAATCGGTCCGCGAACCGTGGAGTCGCTGCGAGGATATCTTTTGCCGATGCCAGAAGCGGAGGCGATCGCGTCGGACGCCCCTGCTCTTCCGGCGAGTTGA
- the nadC gene encoding carboxylating nicotinate-nucleotide diphosphorylase, with product MAKEFHQVTWDDLLQDDCRQVLDLAIREDLGREHDWSTLSLIPEQATGSVSIVGRQEGVLAGSRIIDLMIDELELDVEVAYHREDRSAIVPGDKLITLTGSVRDLLTTERIVLNFLGRLVGVATLTRTYVQAIEGTTAKVYDTRKTTPGWRRLEKYAVQCGGATNHRTGLYEAVMLKDNHLAWYTESTGKSAQLGDLVPVVRQFLIDQLGEASGNQRIIEIEVDRLDQLEAVLPSRPDIVLLDNMNCDTLRAAVKLRNDLAPDVQLEASGGVTLETIRGIAETGVERISVGALTHSAVNVDLGYDWG from the coding sequence ATGGCCAAGGAATTTCACCAAGTCACGTGGGACGATCTGCTGCAAGACGATTGCCGCCAGGTTCTCGATTTGGCCATCCGAGAAGATCTAGGACGCGAACATGATTGGTCAACCCTCAGCTTGATTCCTGAACAAGCAACGGGATCTGTTAGCATTGTCGGTCGACAAGAGGGCGTGCTTGCCGGCAGTCGCATCATCGATTTGATGATCGACGAATTGGAATTAGACGTCGAAGTCGCCTACCACCGCGAAGACCGCTCGGCAATTGTTCCCGGCGACAAGTTGATCACCCTAACCGGCAGCGTCCGTGATCTTTTGACAACGGAGCGAATCGTCCTGAATTTCCTGGGCCGCTTGGTAGGTGTTGCCACACTCACGCGAACCTACGTGCAAGCGATCGAAGGCACCACGGCGAAAGTTTACGACACCCGTAAGACAACCCCAGGCTGGCGGCGATTGGAGAAGTATGCCGTCCAGTGCGGCGGCGCCACTAACCATCGAACTGGCTTGTACGAAGCGGTGATGCTGAAAGATAACCATTTGGCATGGTATACCGAATCGACCGGCAAGTCAGCTCAACTTGGTGATCTGGTCCCCGTCGTTCGCCAATTTCTGATCGATCAACTCGGCGAAGCGAGTGGCAATCAGCGGATCATCGAGATCGAAGTAGATCGCCTGGATCAGTTGGAAGCCGTTCTGCCCAGCCGACCTGACATCGTTTTGCTCGACAACATGAACTGCGATACGCTGCGTGCCGCAGTAAAGCTTCGTAACGATCTGGCCCCTGACGTTCAGCTGGAAGCATCCGGAGGCGTGACCCTTGAAACGATTCGCGGCATTGCGGAAACGGGAGTCGAGCGGATCAGCGTCGGAGCGCTGACCCACTCTGCGGTGAATGTCGATCTAGGCTACGACTGGGGCTAA
- a CDS encoding LamG-like jellyroll fold domain-containing protein, translated as MNIRTIRPRREGFAVVIVLALLSVTLALSYSMMRVQTTASQIQRNMSRQADARQAAISGVSAGIRKMYESDWGGIESTLSMNLGDNLSYQVQYTTGDAWLQPGDPDYTEKPFRVTVVSTGYAFDPASPSVRSEYTIRAVVQLVRRKLQDNPSSYAAAAGHSLYSYGTGTNTLEAPNQIHGKTFINGELDLCEDWQKTNRPFHGLIDEIVVYNRTMGSFEIFTVNLIGNLTNSSLASVLSSSGIRHWWRFNESSSTATVATDSSGGRHGTYMGGVLPAIDVGGGNKAVYLDGLSGRVELGNFDLPDDESFTIVAWIAPYSFDGANEDGRIISKATHTNAYDHWWMLSTTKHGGNYYPRVRLKTTSGFYEKITNNAKLHTNTWTLLTLTFDSDRNEMRMYVNGSQKDSWTVYGDAQPSTDVMTWIGDNPPGSARSRYLEATKSLAEADQGDYRPLAGEVTLSSDRNEVSTALTLLRQLGCTPSYQQTSAGNPGSSTISGSNYQLYPGGETYSIPLLNSSIQYQSFEPDVDTNPLGIFRSNGNITLNEQTTIRGTLISQVSGSDIRLRGSEIEITGANLPSLDGDSTVYQFPALIALDDIEASYNVGATINGAIAAFGDLEINSLYSNSKFQLTGQVFVDEFDLQAKAEWSSVATYSHYYLSNFHNAVGHTNTTTNFASWLDETSSAKFENNVKIEAPETPPSYRWLDLGQPIYQKGDGDEGLVWELVRWKDDGGL; from the coding sequence ATGAACATCCGAACGATTCGCCCGCGTCGCGAAGGGTTTGCCGTGGTGATTGTGCTGGCGTTGCTTTCCGTAACGCTGGCATTGTCATACTCGATGATGCGTGTCCAGACGACGGCCAGCCAAATCCAACGTAACATGAGCCGTCAGGCCGATGCTCGGCAAGCAGCCATCTCTGGCGTTTCGGCCGGCATTCGAAAAATGTACGAAAGCGATTGGGGTGGTATCGAGTCGACGCTGTCGATGAACCTTGGAGATAACCTCTCGTACCAGGTACAGTACACAACCGGTGATGCGTGGCTTCAACCGGGCGATCCTGACTACACAGAAAAGCCATTCCGGGTAACAGTCGTTTCCACCGGCTACGCGTTCGATCCTGCTTCCCCTTCGGTTCGATCCGAGTATACGATCCGAGCCGTCGTCCAATTGGTACGTCGAAAGCTGCAAGACAACCCAAGTTCGTATGCCGCTGCCGCAGGCCATTCCCTATACAGCTACGGCACGGGAACGAATACGCTCGAAGCACCGAATCAAATTCATGGCAAGACGTTCATCAACGGCGAACTCGATCTGTGCGAGGATTGGCAGAAAACCAATCGTCCGTTCCATGGGCTGATCGACGAGATCGTCGTTTATAACCGTACGATGGGATCGTTTGAAATCTTTACGGTGAACCTGATCGGCAACCTGACAAACTCTTCCCTTGCCAGCGTTTTGTCTTCTTCAGGAATTCGCCATTGGTGGCGATTTAATGAAAGTAGCTCAACAGCCACCGTGGCAACCGATTCATCTGGTGGCCGACACGGTACCTACATGGGAGGTGTGCTTCCGGCGATTGATGTTGGGGGTGGCAACAAAGCGGTCTATCTGGATGGCCTCTCAGGTCGCGTCGAACTCGGCAATTTTGATCTGCCTGATGACGAGAGTTTTACGATCGTAGCGTGGATTGCCCCTTACTCTTTCGATGGAGCCAACGAAGATGGGCGAATTATCTCGAAAGCGACCCATACCAACGCTTACGATCATTGGTGGATGCTCAGCACGACCAAACATGGTGGGAACTATTACCCTCGCGTTCGCTTGAAAACGACGAGCGGGTTCTACGAAAAAATCACGAACAACGCCAAACTCCATACGAACACATGGACGCTTTTGACGTTGACTTTCGACTCCGATCGCAACGAGATGCGGATGTACGTCAATGGAAGTCAAAAAGATTCGTGGACGGTTTACGGCGATGCCCAACCATCCACCGATGTCATGACATGGATCGGCGACAATCCACCAGGCTCGGCACGGTCTCGTTACCTCGAAGCGACCAAAAGCCTTGCTGAGGCGGACCAAGGCGATTATCGCCCTTTAGCTGGAGAAGTCACTCTTTCGAGCGATCGAAATGAAGTCAGCACCGCATTGACGTTACTGCGGCAACTTGGCTGCACGCCAAGCTATCAGCAAACCTCGGCCGGCAATCCAGGCAGTTCGACCATCTCAGGGTCGAACTACCAACTTTATCCAGGCGGCGAGACTTACAGTATTCCGCTATTGAATTCTTCGATTCAATACCAGTCGTTCGAACCAGATGTCGATACGAACCCGCTAGGAATTTTCCGGTCCAACGGCAACATCACGTTGAATGAACAGACGACCATTCGCGGCACATTGATCTCGCAGGTTTCTGGAAGTGACATCCGCTTGCGCGGTAGCGAGATCGAAATTACCGGCGCGAACCTTCCAAGCCTCGACGGTGATTCGACCGTTTATCAGTTTCCAGCTCTTATCGCATTAGATGACATTGAAGCCAGCTACAACGTCGGTGCTACGATCAACGGTGCGATTGCCGCGTTCGGAGATCTAGAGATCAACTCGCTTTATTCCAACTCGAAGTTTCAGCTTACCGGCCAGGTATTCGTTGACGAGTTTGATCTTCAAGCCAAAGCTGAATGGTCATCGGTGGCGACCTATTCCCACTACTATCTATCGAATTTCCATAACGCTGTCGGGCATACCAACACCACGACCAATTTCGCCAGTTGGCTCGATGAAACGAGCTCCGCGAAATTCGAAAACAACGTTAAGATTGAAGCTCCGGAAACGCCTCCTTCGTATCGCTGGCTCGACCTTGGACAGCCGATCTATCAAAAAGGGGATGGTGACGAAGGTCTCGTCTGGGAATTAGTACGTTGGAAAGATGACGGCGGGCTTTAA
- a CDS encoding Tfp pilus assembly protein FimT/FimU: MIVRRRKHFDRIRNARQGLTLIEILITVAILGILAATIIPQFGAAAPDQVRGAAQIIASDLDYARSLAISNNSQYEITFQPSRNAYVLEHSGTNTQLDDLPDNAFRKPSDDTSSLIVALDEFPQVGTSVSIVAVLTDESSPESVSSIEFDRLGQTTREQPTIIWLSSQAGAEDIYLPITVNPITGLATIGDFTTTAPASSGSSGSS; encoded by the coding sequence ATGATTGTGCGGCGTCGTAAACACTTCGATCGTATCCGAAACGCTCGGCAAGGGCTTACGCTGATCGAGATCTTGATCACCGTAGCCATCTTGGGGATCCTTGCGGCGACAATCATTCCTCAATTCGGGGCTGCTGCGCCGGACCAGGTCCGAGGGGCAGCACAAATCATTGCGTCAGATCTCGACTACGCACGATCTCTTGCCATCTCGAACAACTCTCAGTACGAAATCACCTTTCAGCCATCGCGAAATGCGTACGTACTGGAACACAGCGGAACGAATACGCAATTAGATGATCTACCAGATAACGCATTTCGCAAGCCTTCGGATGACACCTCATCGTTAATTGTCGCTCTCGACGAGTTTCCTCAAGTCGGTACATCCGTTTCGATCGTTGCAGTCCTTACAGACGAATCATCACCTGAGTCTGTCAGTTCGATTGAATTTGACAGGCTCGGTCAGACCACGCGGGAGCAACCTACAATTATCTGGCTTTCCTCCCAAGCAGGGGCGGAGGATATCTATTTGCCGATCACCGTCAATCCAATTACCGGCCTGGCAACGATCGGCGATTTCACCACAACGGCTCCAGCAAGTTCCGGCAGTAGCGGCTCTTCGTAG
- the pilM gene encoding pilus assembly protein PilM, whose translation MIRLPFVRYNPIGIDIGSKSIKMVQFTKNYDAIQEAAIVDLPPELSPESDFEGYLHGLGQTLQRSRVGRHFRGNDAIVCVHQRDLFLHNIRVGKSDPKALSNIVHQEAADRIPYSMLDAEIRFIESEDIRQGDQLLREVIIMACFRPRLEALLETIEKSGFRPASVDVEPMAVLRSFTSQYRREADEEDRVLYVHVGYTNTVVIIAQGNQILFVKYIDVGGRHFDEAVSRQLDMSLSDAINLRKHNSDRRRSQQTPEVERSVINAMRDELERLQTELSMCIRYHSVTFRGKPLVRLVLSGGEATESLRGELERVAGLTTELGDPLRIYDCSQNFGRHSQWDVAVGLAARRLGGAK comes from the coding sequence ATGATTCGGCTTCCTTTCGTTCGTTACAACCCGATTGGCATCGACATCGGTTCTAAATCGATCAAGATGGTTCAGTTCACCAAGAACTACGATGCCATCCAGGAAGCCGCTATCGTCGATCTTCCTCCGGAACTTTCTCCTGAAAGTGACTTTGAAGGCTACCTACATGGCCTTGGTCAAACATTGCAGCGTTCGCGCGTTGGCCGCCACTTCCGCGGCAACGACGCCATTGTCTGCGTTCATCAGCGTGATCTATTCCTTCACAACATCCGCGTCGGCAAAAGCGATCCTAAGGCACTCTCAAATATCGTTCACCAAGAGGCCGCCGACCGAATACCGTACTCGATGCTGGATGCTGAGATCCGGTTCATTGAATCCGAAGACATTCGCCAGGGAGATCAACTTCTTAGAGAAGTGATCATCATGGCATGCTTTCGACCGCGACTGGAAGCCTTGCTGGAAACCATCGAAAAAAGCGGCTTCCGGCCAGCCTCGGTCGATGTCGAACCGATGGCCGTGCTGCGGTCGTTTACCTCGCAATACCGCCGCGAAGCGGACGAAGAAGATCGCGTTCTATACGTCCACGTTGGGTACACAAACACGGTTGTCATCATCGCACAAGGCAATCAAATCTTATTCGTAAAATACATCGACGTAGGCGGCAGGCACTTCGATGAAGCGGTATCTCGCCAACTCGATATGAGTCTTTCCGATGCCATCAATCTGCGAAAGCATAACTCGGACCGGCGGCGTTCCCAGCAGACACCGGAAGTCGAGCGAAGCGTTATCAACGCGATGCGTGACGAGCTTGAACGTCTGCAAACGGAACTGTCAATGTGCATTCGGTACCACAGTGTTACTTTTCGAGGCAAACCACTGGTTCGCTTAGTTTTATCTGGGGGCGAAGCAACCGAATCGCTGCGTGGTGAACTGGAGCGTGTGGCCGGACTAACAACCGAACTGGGCGATCCCCTAAGAATTTACGACTGCTCTCAAAACTTTGGTCGTCATTCCCAATGGGATGTCGCCGTCGGACTGGCCGCGCGTCGGCTAGGAGGTGCGAAATGA
- a CDS encoding type 4a pilus biogenesis protein PilO, translated as MKLKLPKSSTPILLLALGMVVAYALFVYLPLSRSIASAQDSLELKRSLVLQEASLVAQIERYENELADVQQYTQRWQEVPNPNFHLSQMLGEISQQAKLSGADALRLEPGQLTMMETMQRIPVRLGCTGTFQEIHDLVSRIEELPHQIWVQQIELAPKDDLQKLLNCEIEFEAFIVSAKNSH; from the coding sequence ATGAAGTTGAAACTTCCCAAAAGCTCTACTCCGATCTTGCTACTTGCACTCGGCATGGTGGTCGCCTACGCGTTGTTTGTCTATCTGCCTCTGAGCCGCAGTATTGCCTCCGCCCAGGACAGCTTGGAATTGAAACGCTCGCTCGTTCTTCAAGAAGCATCACTGGTAGCACAGATCGAGCGTTACGAAAACGAGCTAGCAGACGTGCAGCAGTACACACAGAGATGGCAGGAAGTTCCCAATCCGAACTTTCACCTCAGTCAAATGCTCGGTGAAATCTCGCAGCAAGCAAAGCTATCAGGCGCGGATGCCCTTCGCTTGGAACCTGGGCAATTGACAATGATGGAAACCATGCAACGAATTCCCGTTCGACTCGGCTGCACTGGTACATTCCAGGAAATTCATGACTTGGTAAGCCGCATCGAAGAGCTTCCCCATCAGATCTGGGTGCAGCAGATTGAGCTAGCACCCAAAGACGATCTCCAGAAGCTTCTTAACTGTGAGATAGAATTTGAGGCTTTTATCGTCTCGGCAAAGAATTCGCATTAG
- a CDS encoding tetratricopeptide repeat protein, with protein sequence MTSVRFIWLVTMLLLGNSLGCAMPQSMKQAILDPGKEHRERKEEIHRLVDQRHVESRIQAASAMLAAGKYDDTVAVLKEIEKIDPNCRAMHLLRAEVFMAQNKFAEAANLYENMLETSPSDAHLHHLHAMALEFSGDSAGAMLAFQRAADLSPDNSLIQLSQIRDPSSGTTMR encoded by the coding sequence ATGACCAGCGTTCGATTTATTTGGCTCGTCACCATGCTCTTGCTTGGGAATTCGCTCGGCTGTGCAATGCCTCAAAGCATGAAGCAAGCGATTCTTGATCCCGGCAAAGAACATCGGGAGCGCAAGGAAGAGATCCACCGGCTGGTCGATCAACGTCACGTTGAGTCGCGTATTCAAGCAGCGTCAGCCATGCTGGCGGCCGGAAAATACGATGACACGGTGGCCGTTTTGAAAGAGATCGAGAAAATCGATCCGAATTGTCGTGCGATGCATCTCTTGCGTGCCGAGGTTTTTATGGCGCAAAACAAATTCGCTGAAGCGGCCAATCTATATGAAAACATGCTAGAGACTTCACCAAGTGATGCTCACCTACATCACCTTCATGCGATGGCCTTAGAATTCTCTGGCGATTCGGCTGGGGCAATGCTGGCCTTTCAACGAGCCGCGGATCTTTCGCCAGACAACTCCTTGATCCAACTCAGCCAAATTCGTGACCCTTCATCTGGTACGACCATGCGTTGA
- a CDS encoding DUF3524 domain-containing protein, with product MRVLALEPYYGGSHKAFLDGWIAKSRHDWTVLSLPPHHWKWRMRHSAITFAEQLKSHVDEPYDLIFCSDMLNLAAFRGLAPAAIGRLPAVIYFHENQLTYPDLFRTQRDFHFAFDNFQSMLAANAIWFNSNYHREEFLAECYKFLSKFPDFTLETALVAIRERTRVASPGLPSMKITRRDINFQVPHIVWAARWEKDKNPDAFFDALRQLKAMQIPFRLSVVGESFRDTPAVFEEAAQAFSDRIVQWGFLPQHSEYRNLLASSDLFVSTAVHEFFGISAAEAILSGNIPVLPSRLAYPELVDNQPHLLYDGTIPGLVEHLKKLTQDKSFQTRAVEECEMVQQKLKGLQWPLLAATYDDNLETVSHSS from the coding sequence ATGCGTGTGCTTGCCCTAGAACCTTATTACGGAGGCAGTCACAAAGCGTTTCTTGATGGCTGGATTGCCAAGAGCCGTCACGATTGGACTGTCTTATCGTTGCCTCCGCATCACTGGAAATGGAGGATGCGGCACTCAGCGATTACATTTGCTGAACAACTGAAAAGCCATGTCGACGAGCCTTATGATCTTATCTTTTGTAGCGACATGCTGAATCTTGCAGCGTTCCGAGGGCTCGCTCCCGCTGCAATCGGAAGGCTTCCAGCAGTCATCTATTTCCATGAAAACCAGCTGACTTATCCTGACCTATTTCGCACGCAGCGTGACTTCCACTTCGCTTTCGACAACTTCCAGTCCATGCTGGCCGCTAATGCGATTTGGTTCAACTCGAACTATCACCGCGAGGAGTTCTTGGCCGAGTGTTACAAGTTTCTCTCGAAGTTCCCTGACTTCACTTTAGAAACAGCACTAGTTGCCATACGTGAGCGAACACGGGTTGCATCGCCCGGTTTGCCATCAATGAAAATTACGAGACGAGACATCAATTTCCAAGTGCCCCACATAGTCTGGGCGGCTCGGTGGGAGAAGGACAAGAATCCAGACGCATTCTTTGACGCACTTCGACAGTTAAAAGCGATGCAGATTCCGTTCCGTCTTAGTGTCGTCGGAGAATCATTTCGTGACACGCCTGCAGTTTTTGAAGAAGCGGCCCAAGCATTTTCCGATCGAATAGTTCAATGGGGATTTCTTCCCCAACACTCGGAATATAGAAACTTATTGGCCTCGTCAGATCTATTCGTCTCGACGGCAGTTCATGAGTTTTTTGGTATTTCGGCAGCAGAAGCCATTCTGTCAGGCAACATTCCCGTGCTTCCTAGTCGCCTGGCCTATCCTGAATTGGTCGACAATCAGCCCCACTTGCTTTACGACGGCACCATCCCCGGTCTGGTCGAGCATTTGAAGAAGCTTACCCAGGACAAGTCGTTTCAAACACGTGCTGTTGAGGAATGCGAAATGGTTCAACAAAAGCTGAAGGGCCTTCAATGGCCCCTTCTCGCAGCAACCTACGACGACAACCTAGAAACCGTTTCTCACTCGTCCTAA
- a CDS encoding dihydrofolate reductase family protein → MKTQYYTATSLDGFLATEEDSLDWLFPLGDINSSSYPGFISEVGALAMGSSTYEWMIRNSDQVAKETGAPWPYDKPAWVFSSRKLPVIAGADLHFSNGDVRQAHEEMKVAAKDKNIWIVGGGDLAGQFYDAGLLDELIIQVGSATLAKGKPLFPRRVLSPTLSLVSVVQMGVGMAELRYEVNKNGKHESS, encoded by the coding sequence GTGAAAACACAGTATTACACAGCCACGAGTCTTGATGGATTCCTCGCGACCGAAGAAGATTCTCTTGATTGGCTTTTTCCTCTTGGAGACATTAATAGTTCTAGCTATCCAGGGTTCATATCCGAAGTTGGAGCCTTGGCTATGGGATCATCGACTTATGAATGGATGATACGTAATTCAGACCAGGTCGCTAAAGAGACAGGTGCTCCATGGCCTTACGACAAACCTGCTTGGGTGTTCTCAAGTCGTAAGCTACCGGTGATTGCCGGCGCAGATCTCCATTTTTCAAATGGAGATGTACGTCAAGCGCACGAAGAAATGAAGGTTGCCGCTAAAGATAAAAACATTTGGATCGTTGGCGGTGGTGACTTAGCAGGGCAGTTCTATGACGCAGGCTTGCTGGACGAACTAATTATTCAAGTTGGTTCTGCCACGCTTGCAAAAGGTAAGCCACTTTTTCCGCGCCGTGTGTTAAGCCCTACTCTTAGTCTAGTATCCGTTGTGCAAATGGGGGTAGGGATGGCGGAGCTACGATATGAAGTAAACAAAAATGGTAAGCATGAATCCTCCTAA
- a CDS encoding HEPN domain-containing protein, which produces MFDLAAAGAVGFRNWALLEPVALACTCEIATSQFQSSRPGYDTLNRAWLASSLLVLRGFTKHLSLACSNYSWNQIAGHQRRTANTANGKLPRFVGNVLDFHLNTVVNSDARTDPISPADIQWISSRFDTFNNMAANSDSFRFALESSFDWRFTKDGRSAIARLWSGIEAIFGISSELVYRISLLSASLLAPRGVQRREKFQEVRNLYGLRSKAVHGSKLSADKMAEAVNGSFRLLADLLMLTIERGHALTQADFDKAVFD; this is translated from the coding sequence GTGTTTGACCTTGCTGCTGCTGGTGCCGTTGGTTTCCGCAACTGGGCATTACTCGAACCCGTTGCACTCGCCTGTACCTGCGAAATCGCAACTTCTCAATTTCAATCGTCTCGTCCTGGCTACGACACTCTCAATCGTGCATGGCTTGCCTCGTCGCTACTCGTCCTTCGAGGATTTACAAAGCATCTGTCCCTCGCATGCTCCAACTATTCGTGGAATCAGATTGCGGGACATCAACGACGAACCGCAAATACTGCCAATGGCAAGCTCCCACGATTCGTGGGCAACGTTTTGGACTTTCATCTAAACACCGTCGTGAACAGTGATGCTCGGACTGACCCTATTTCACCCGCCGACATCCAATGGATATCTAGCCGGTTCGATACGTTCAATAACATGGCGGCCAACAGCGACTCATTCCGTTTTGCCCTTGAATCAAGCTTTGACTGGCGATTCACGAAGGATGGGCGATCTGCAATTGCACGACTTTGGAGTGGCATCGAGGCGATATTTGGAATTAGCTCCGAATTGGTTTACCGCATATCTTTACTTTCAGCATCTTTGTTAGCGCCAAGAGGTGTGCAACGCAGAGAGAAGTTCCAAGAAGTTAGAAACTTGTATGGTTTGAGAAGCAAAGCGGTTCATGGATCGAAGCTGTCCGCCGACAAAATGGCAGAGGCTGTAAATGGTTCATTCCGTTTGTTGGCTGATTTATTAATGTTGACGATCGAACGGGGGCATGCGCTCACGCAAGCAGATTTTGACAAGGCCGTTTTTGACTGA